CACCCTCACCCTCACCCTCACCCTCACCCTCACCCTCACCCTCACCCTCACCCTCACCCTCGCCCTCACCCTCCGCAGCGTCGGTTACGGTGATGAGCCGCACGCTTCGGGTATGGGCGACCGCGCCCTCGGGTGTGGCAATCGTCAATTGAACGGTGTAGGCCCCCCGGTGCGCATAGGTGTGCGACGGATGTTGTTCGTTCGACACGGCTCCGTCGCCGAAGGACCAGAACCAGGTGGAGATGGCGGCATCCGCGGCGGAGGAACGGTCCGTGAAGCGCACCGCGAGCGGCGCGGATCCCGACGTTGGCGCGGCGTCAAAGGCGACCCATAGCCCACCCTCGCCTTCACCTTCACCTTCACCCTCGCCTTCACCTTCACCTTCACCTTCACCTTCACCTTCACCTTCACCTTCACCTTCACCTTCACCTTCACCTTCGCCTTCGCCTTCGCCCTCGCCCTCGCCCTCGCCCTCGCCTTCGCCTTCGCCTTCACCCTCACCTTCACCCTCACCTTCACCTTCACCTTCACCTTCACCTTCACCTTCACCTTCACCTTCACCTTCACCTTCACCTTCACCTTCACCTTCACCTTCACCTTCACCTTCACCTTCACCTTCACCTTCACCTTCACCTTCACCTTCACCTTCACCTTCACCTTCGCCTTCGCCTTCGCCTTCGCCCTCACCCTCACCCTCACCCTCACCCTCACCTTCACCTTCGCCTTCACCTTCGCCCTCGCCTTCACCCTCACCCTCACCCTCACCCTCACCCTCACCCTCACCCTCACCCTCACCCTCACCCTCACCTTCGCCTTCGCCTTCACCCTCGCCTTCACCTTCCGCCGCGGCAGGCGGAGCCGCGAGCACGAAAACTCCCGGGGTGTTGCTTCGGAACGTGACGGTTCGGCTTGTCGGATCATGAACCACCGACGCGATGTCGTCCTGGGTGAATCCGGTCCCTTCGACATGGCGGAACGGCGTCAATTGCGCCACCTCAAGCCCGTCCACTTCGTCGATCGTGTAGGCCAGGGTGAATTCCGCGGGCGCTACCTGCGCAAGGGAGAAATCCGATTCGGAACTGAAAAACTGGACAACGCGTGAGGCCTTCAGGAGGCCCGGGATCGCGTCTCCGGGGTCGTCAACGGCATTTATGTCCACGATGCAGTTAAACGCGCGGTCTCCGGTGCGGGTCCCGGCGCTGTAGAGCGTGAAGCGATCGCCCGCGGCGTTGCCGGCCGTTCCGAGCCAGGCGCCCGGCGTGTTGTCACCCTCTTCGCGCGGGAATTCCAGCGGCAGGACCGTGCTCTCGGGGCGCTCGGGGTCGGTGTTGGAGACCCGGATCTCGTAATCGTCCAGGATGCCGTCGCCATCCGTATCGATGTCGGGCGCGACATCGGCCACGGCGTCGATCTCCGGCGTCATGTAACCCAGTGGACCGTTCAGGAAGTCGATGAACGCGGAAATGCGGATAAAATGAAAGCGTTGCAGACCGGCGGGCTGGCCGCTGGCGTCAACGGCCCAGGCGATGTCGATGGCGTCGCCGCCGCCGCTGCCCGGGGTCAGCCCGGTGCGGAATGGGTCATCGGGCCGGACGTAGTTGTCCAGGTACTCCTGCTGCGTGGGCGACAGATCGAGGTAGCCCCAGTCGTATTCCGTGCCGTCGGCGTTGGGGTTGATCACGAATCCCGCCATCGGCGGCGTGGGGTTTTCGATGCCGTCGGGAAGAATATTTGCGCCCAGCATGCGGCTGCCCGGGATCACGTACCAGGGATCGTCGGGTATGCCGTTTCCGTTGACGTCCTCGCTGATTTCGATGAGGCCCGGTTCCGAAAACTTCCGCAGCGGATCGCCCCCGACCCAGTAGGCGTTGCCGTAGACGATGAAATCCAAGCCCATCGGGTTATTCGGGTCGTCTTCGACGGGGGTGTCGAAGGCGAGCACGATGTAACTGCCCGGCGTTCCGATGGAGTGGAGGCTGCCGTTGTTCGCGGCGAAGGTTCCGCCTCCGGTGGGTTTTCCGATGGCCTTTTCCGGCGTGTTGAAGCCTGGGTTTGGATTGATCGCGAGCACGTCGGCGACACGGTCCGCCCACGGATCATCGGCGCGCGCGGCCAGGGCCAGCGCGCAACAAATGGCGGATAGAAACCAGACCACCCGGGCCAGGCGGCCCGCGGCTATGTGGCCATGCTTCGGCATGGGCAACCCCTCGGTTAAACGCAGTAAAGGGGGCCATGCCTGGGGGGAGGAGGGGTGAATACGGCAACTCGCCGGGGCGCTTGAAACGCCCGCCATGCGCCGGCCCATCCCTCGGGGCCCCCGGGTGTATGGCGCACCCGTGGATTACTCGGCTGGCAGGTCTTCGGACTTTCAGGCGACCCCGATCCGTCGGGATTTCCTACCGGGCGCTGCTTCCCAACCCTGTATCGCCAGGATCAGTGCATTTCTTCCGGGCTCTTACGAACCCTTTGCGCCTTTCGTTCCTGATTACCGCTGCGGGGCAGTTCCGGACTTACACCGGATTCCCTCTTAGCGCACGAACGCGCGACCGCGTCCGTGAGAACCAGCACGCTCAGAATACTGCAAGCGGGCGCCGGGTGTCAATGACGGGTGAAGGGTGAAGGTGCGGCACGTCCGCCGCAGGCGGAAAGGGTGATGGGCGAAGATTAGGGTGAACTTCTGATACTACCGATTGGTGAACACGTGCAGTTGCCGATTCCCATTAACGCGTTGTAACCCGCAACAAATTCTATGGTACGGGCTTTCAGCCCTGGCCATTCTTGTTCGCCATTTGCCTGGGCCGTTGGCCCAGGCTGGTATGGGTGGCGCCTTTGGCGCCAAAGATGGTCCTGGTTTCTTTCAGGGCCGAAGGTCCGATCCATACCAGCATGGGGCAACGCCCCATGAATCGAGGCGCCAAACTTATCAAGGGCTGAAAGCCCGCATCATCGATCGGCCAATCGATTCATCGGTAATATCAGAGCTTCACCCGAAGATTAGATCGCGTTTTCTCGTGGCGCTGTTCCGCGGAGCGGAACGGAATGCATTCCCACGGGGGACCGTGGGAACGAGTTCCGGGGGTGAGGCACGTCCGCCGCAGGCGGAAAGGGTGAAGTGGCGGGGTGTCGCTGGTATTATCGGGGTTCGCGGATGGGCCGTGGGAGAGCGGACGATGATGGCATTTCTGGCGTTGACGCCGGTGTTGGCCGTGGCGATATTGCTGGTGGGGCTTCGGTGGCCGGCGAGCCGCGCGATGCCGGTGTGCTATATCGTGGCGGCGGGGCTCGCCGTGTGGGCGTGGGGCGTGCCGGGCGCACAGGTGGCCGCGGCGACCATCAACGGGGTGATTATCGCGCTGAGCCTGGTGTTCATCATCTTTGGCGCGATCCTGTTGCTCAACACGCTGCACGAAAGCGGCGGATTGCAGGTCATCCGATCCGGCTTCACGGGGGTGACGCCGGATGCGCGGATCCAGGTGATCATCGTGGCGTGGCTCTTCGGATCCTTCATCGAAGGCGCGGCGGGCTTTGGCACGCCGGCGGCGGTCGCGGTGCCGCTGATGGTCGGGCTGGGATTTCCGGCCATGGCGGCGGTGGTCGCCGGGATGATCATCCAGAGCACGCCGGTGTCATTCGGGGCGGCGGGCACCCCGATTCTGGTGGGGATCCGCAAGGGCCTCGAGAACAACGAGGCGGTGAACGGGTATATCGCGCAGCAGCAACTTGGCGACATTGACCTGCTGCTCTCGCACATTGGCGTTCGCGTGGCCCTGCTGCATGGCGCCGCGGGCGCGCTCGTTCCGCTGATTGTGGTGGTCTTCATGACGCGTTTTTTCGGGCCAAACCGCAGCGTCCGCGAGGGGCTCGCGGTGTGGCGATTCGCCGTCTTCGCGGCCTTCGCCATGACGGTTCCGTACATGCTGGTGGCCGTGTTCTTCGGCCCTGAGTTCCCCACCATTACGGGCGGCCTGGTCGGGCTCGCGGTGGTGGTGACGGCGGCGCGGAAGGGCTTTCTCATGCCGGATCGAAGCCAGCCCTGGACCTTCGGCCCCGCATCAAACTGGGATCTCGCATGGACGGGCGCGCTGCATGTGGAGGCCCGGCCCGATGCCGGCGCGGGGATGACCGCGTTGCGCGCCTGGTCGCCCTACATCCTCGTGGGTGCGCTGTTGTTTGCCACGCGGCTGAAGTTTCTGCCATTAGGCGCGTGGTTGCGGGCGTGGACCATCGAGTATCCCGAAATCCTCGGCACAAACATCACCGCGTCCGTGCAGCCGCTGTACCTGCCCGGCACGGTGTTCGTCGCCGTGTCGCTGATTACCTTCGCGCTGCATCGCATGGACCGCGAATCCTACCGGCGCGCGTGGGCCGCGTCGCTGCGCACCACGCGCGCGGCGTCCGTGGCGCTGATTTTCACCGTGCCGATGGTGCAGGTGTTCATTCACTCCGGCGGCGGGAGCGGCGGTCTCGATGCGATGCCGATGGTGCTCGCGTCGGCGGTCGCGGGCGTCGCGGGGCAGGCGTGGCCGCTCTGCGCGCCGCTCATTGGGGGGATGGGGGCCTTTATCGCGGGGAGCAACACCGTGTCGAACATGATGTTCAGCCTGTTTCAATTCGACGTGGGGCAGCGCATCGGGGCGGACCCCGCGTGGGTGGTGGCGCTGCAGGCGGTCGGCGGCGCGGCGGGGAATATGGTCTGCGTGCACAATGTCGTGGCCGCCTCGGCCGTAGCCGGGCTATTCGGGAAGGAGGGGGTCATCCTGCGTAAGACGGCGCTCCCCTTCGCGTATTACGCGCTGGTCACCGGGCTGATCGGCCTCGTGGTGTATGCCCTGGCTTCTTGAGTCGCGAGGCCGCGGTCAGAGCACTTCGTTCTGCCAGATTTGCTCCAGCGGCTGGCGCTTGCGGATGAGACGGAACGCGCCCGGGCCCTCGCGCAGCAATTCCGCGCATTCGGGGAACGAATTGTAGTTTCGAGACGCCATGCTGGCGCAGTAGGCGCCCGCGCCCTCGATCACCAGGAAGTCGCCGGGGCGCGCTTCGGTCAGTTCGCGCTCCAGCAGCCCCTCGGGATTGCCCGGCTCGGGCGTGAGGATGTCGCCGCTCTCGCAGCAGTGCCCCGCGACCAGGTACGTGCCGTGTCCCCGGGATTCGTTCGCTGCGGGAACCACCACGATGGGGTGCTGCGCGCCGTACATCGCGGGCCGGACGATCTCCGTCATCCCCGCGTCGATCTTCAAGAACGTGTGGCCGTCCTCGCCCGTGTCGACGACATCCGCCACCGAACACACCAGCGCGCCGGCGTTGGCGACCAGGAAGGTTCCCGGCTCCACCTCCAGGTGCAGCTTGCGCCCGTGCTGGCTCGCGAAGGCCACGAAGTCCTGCATGACCCGGTTGCCGATCAGGGCCATGTCGGCGGAGATCTCGCCCGCCATTCGACCGACCTTGAAGCCGCCCCCGAGGCTCAGGCGGGTGACCTCCGGGAGGCGCTCCACAATGCCCAGCGAGAGGCCGGCGCAATGCGCCCAGGTGTCGGGATCGGATCCCGATCCGATGTGGGTATGCATCCCGGTGAGCCGGAGCCGATGCCGCGCACAGATTTCCTTAATCTCGTCCAGGTGCTCGTGCCAGATCCCGAAGCTGGAGGAGGGGCCGCCGACGTTCGTCCGGTTGCTGTGGCCCGATCCGAGGCCGGGGTTGATGCGCGCGGAGATTTCCGTGCCGGGAGAGAGCCGGCCATAGGCTTCGAGCTGGTTCAGCGAGCAGGCGTTGAACAGCACGCCGCGGTCCACGAGTTCCTTCAGATTTCTCGGAAGCTCCTGCGCCGTGATCTGAATCTGCTCCGGCGCGACACCCGCGCGCAGGGCGCGCTCGGCCTCGTAGCCGCTGCTGGCGTCGATATGAAGACCCGCTTCGTTCAGGAGCCGGATGATCGCCGCCGTCGGTAGCGCCTTCATCGCATAGCGCGCGGTTATCCCGAACGCATTGGGAAACGCCAGCAACGCCGCCGCCTGCACCCGCAGGGTGGCGGCGTCGTAAACGTACACGGGCGTGCCATGCTCGGCGGCAACCTGGCGGACTTCTTCGGGATTCAAGAAACGGAGCGTTTCCATGTGCGCTTCTTCCTTTTTTCGGAGGGGACGGTGCGTGGTGGCCCGGAAAACCGCGTATTGCGGCGGCGAATTGGTGGCGGATTCTAACAAGTTAACCTGTCCTGATGCACCCCGGGCATGCGCATGCGGGCGACGACCGGCGCCGGATTTATCGATGTTGGGCGACTATTATGTGTCATATTGGAGCATCGGCGGCGGAGATTGCCCGGAACCCTCCTCGTATGTTACTCTTATCTTACAGAAATTAAAGGACTTATAGGGTATCCATGCTCCAGATTCGACCCGCCGCTACCGATCCTCGTGTTCGCGCGATGACCCGTCTCGCGCGGCGGGCGTGTTTGGTGCTGGTCGTACTGTCGCTGGTCGCCTCGGGCGAAGAGGTCACACGCGATGGCGGGGTCGTGTTCCAAAACAGTACGTTTCGCGAGGTGCCTTTTACCGTCGCCTGGATCGATTTGGAGCAGGAGGATTTAGAGCTTTTCTGGAAACGCCCCGACGGCGAGGCCCTGCACCATTTCCACGGATTGCGGGATTGGCTCCTTAGCCAGGGCCGCGAACTCGTGCTCGCCACGAATGCGGGGATCTATGCGGAGGATCGTACGCCGCTCGGGCTCCATGTGGAGCGCGGCCAGGAACTGCGGCCCCTGAACCCGCACAAGGGCGGCCGCGGCAACTTCGCGCTGAAACCGAACGGGGTCTTCTACATCGATGACGCGGGCGCGCACATCCGCACGACCGAGGACTACGCGGCATCGGGCGTGAAGCCGTCGCTGGCGGTTCAATCGGGTCCGATGCTGGTAATCGAGAACGCACTTCACCCGAAATTTGAGGCGGACTCCACCAGCGTATACGTTCGCAATGGCATTGGTGTGCAGACCGGGAAGCGCATCGCAATTGTGATTTCAGACTGGCCCGTCAACCTTCATACCTTCGCTTCGTTTTTCAAGGACGAGCTGGGGTGTCCCGATGCGCTCTACCTGGACGGGTCACTTTCCGGATTGTACGCCGCCGCGCTCGATCGGACCCCCGCCGGCGCGGAATACGTCGGGATGCTTGCGGTGACGCGGGCGCGGAAGGCGGGGGAGGAGGGGCATGAGTAAGGTCAAGTCGCACTTCGTCTGCCAGTCCTGCGGCGCGGTGACCGCCCGCTGGATGGGCAAGTGTCCGGAGTGCGCCGAATGGAATACACTGGCGGAGGAGGCGATGCTGGAGGAGGGGACCCACACGCGCCCGAGCATTGTCGCCGCGAGCCGCCCGATCCCGGTGTCCGACGGGAGCCAGGCGCCGCCGGCGCGCATTCCGACGGGCATGTCGGAATGCGATCGCGTCCTGGGCGGGGGCATTGTCCCGGGCTCCCTGACGCTGGTCGGCGGCGACCCGGGCATCGGCAAGTCCACGATGATGCTCCAGCTGTCGCGCTACCTGGCGGCGGAACACGGGCCGGTGCTGTACGTGTCGGGGGAGGAATCCTTCAGCCAGGCGCGGCTCCGGGCGGACCGGCTGAACGCGGTGCACGAGCGCCTTTTTATCTACACGGAGACCTCGGTCGCCAGCATTGCGAAGGAGATTCAGAAGGGCGGCTACGCGTTTGTGGTGGTGGACTCGATCCAGTCGGTCTACAGCAGCCAGCTTTCGGGGGTGCCGGGTAGCCTGAGCCAGGTGCGTGAATGCGCCAACGAGTTTTTGCGTCTGGCCAAGGGACGCCAGGTTCCGGTTTTCCTGGTGGGCCACGTGACGAAGGACGGATCGATCGCGGGACCGCGCCTGCTGGAGCACCTGGTGGACACCGTCCTGTATTTTGAAGGCGAAGGGCGGCAGTCGCTCCGGATCCTGCGCGGCGTGAAAAACCGCTTCGGCTCGACGAACGAAATCGGCGTGTTCGAAATGCGGGACACCGGGCTGCACCCGGTGCCCAACCCGAGCGCGCTGTTTTTGAGCGAGCGCCCGGTCGGCGTGAGCGGCACCGTGGTGATCCCGAGTATCGAGGGCACCCGCCCGCTCCTGGTGGAGGTGCAGGCGCTCGTGGGCGACAGCCACGCGGGTTCGCCGCGCCGCACGGTCACCGGGGTGAACCCCAACCGGGTGAACCTGCTGCTGGCGGTGCTGGAGAAGCGCGCGGGCCTGCATTTTTCGGATCGCGATGTGTTTGTAAACGTGGCGGGCGGCGTTCGGCTGGACGAGCCCGCGGCGGATCTCGCGGTGGCGCTGGCGCTGGTGTCCAGCTTCCGCGACGCGCCGGCCCCGGCGCACCTGGCCGCCTTCGGCGAGGTGGGCCTGGCGGGGGAGGTGCGCGCGGTGGACATGGCGCAGCAGCGCGTGGCGGAGGCGGCGAAGTTCGGATTCAGCCGGTGTATACTCCCCCGGGGATGTGCGAAGAATATTGCGGTGGACGGCGTGGCCCTCCACCCGGCAGGCGAGCTGGAGGCAGCCCTCGAACTGGCCATGGAGGCGTAAAGGTTGGCACGGAAGAAGAAACTGACAAGCGAAGAGGCGTTCCGCCAGGCGCTCCTGGTGATGGCGCCGGGCACCTCGATACGGGAGGCGATCTCCACGATCCTCCAGGCCGGCACGGGCGCGCTGCTATGCTTCGGCAATCCACGCCGCCTGCTCGACCTCTCCGAGGGCGGCGTGATGCTGGACGAGGAGGTGACGCCGCAGATGCTCTACGAGCTCTCGAAGATGGACGGCGCGATCATCCTCAACGAGAGCGGCACGCGCATCCACGCGGCGAATCGCTTTCTGAAGCCCAAAGCCAATATTCACAGCGATGAAACGGGCACCCGGCACCGGACGGCCCAGCGCCTGGCGAACCAGGCTGGCTGCGTGGTCATCGCGGTGTCGCAGCGGCGCTCCAGCGTGACCCTCTACGTGCACGACAAGCGGCATATCCTCGACAGCATCCAGACGCTGGTCAACAAGGCGGTCCAGGCCGTGCAGACGCTGGAAAAGTACATGAACGTGCTGAACCAGGCGATGCTGGATCTGACGGTGCGCGAGTTTCAGGACGTGGTCACGATTTTCGACGTCTGCAAGGCCGTCCAGCGGATGGAAATGGTCATGCGCATCGCCGAGGAGATCGAGCCCTATATCATTGAACTCGGTACGGAAGGCCGCCTCATCGAAATGCAGATGGAGGAGTTGATGCTTCCGGTAAAGGAAGCCGAACTGGTGATCAAGGACTACTTCCGGGAACGCCAGAACGTTACGTACGAAACCGTCCGCGAGCGGATAAGCGAAATATCGCAGCAGGACCTGCTCAATCTGGGCAGCATCAGCCATGCCCTGGGCTACGGGCCGGCCCTCCGCAGTGTCGACACCTACCTCAGCCCCCGCGGGTACCGCGTGCTCACCAGCACCCACCGGCTGTCCAACCAGATTATCGACAACCTGGTCCAACGATTCGGGACGCTCCAGCAGGTGCTTCGCGCGCCCAAGGACGACCTGGTCGAAGTGGACGGCGTCGGCGAAGTACTCGCCGAACGGATCCGCGTGAGCCTGAGCCTGCTTCGCAACCAACTCATCATCGATGAACGGAGATAATCACCGTATGCCCTTCGTAGCCGACTGCGAAATCACGGCCCACATGGAAGTGGCTCCCGGCCACTACCGGCTCGTGCTGCATGCGCCCGACATCGCCGCAAACGCGACGGCGGGCCAGTTCTGCATGCTGGAGGTCCAGGAAGGCTTCTACCCCTTCCTGCGGCGCCCCATGTGCTTTGAAAAAATTTTTCGCGACAGCATCTCCATCCTCTACAAAGTGGAAGGTGAGGGGACGCGGATGATGTCGAAATTGACGCCGGGCCAGTCAATGAGCGTGCAGGGGCCGCTCGGCCAACCCTTTCCGCTGGACAGCGCCTACAACCGGCACATCCTGGTGGCCGGGGGCATCGGGGTGGCCCCGTTTCCCGCGCTGGCGGAGGCGCTTATCCGCGAGCTGGGCGCAAAGCCGGAGGTCATTATCGCGGCGCGCACGGAATCGATGCTGCTCTGTGAGGCGGATTTCCACGAAATGGGCTGCAAGGTGCACCTCGCGACGGACGACGGTTCCGCCGGGACGCACGGATTCGCCTCCGAAGTGCTTCGGCAACTGGCGCCGGGACCGGGCGCGCGGGTGTACTGCTGCGGGCCGATGCCCATGATGCGCGCGACGCACGATGTATGCCAGGAGTTTGGTATCTCGTGTCTCGCCTCGCTGGAAGCCGAAATGGCCTGCGGCGATGGCGTCTGTCTCGGCTGCGTGGTCGAGGCGAACGTGGAAATTGAGGCCGAGCGCATGGTGCGGGTCTGCTACGATGGCCCAGTGTTTGAAAGTTCGTTGATCAATTGGAATGCCTACTGAGTCTGGTGGACTGAGTGGACTGAGTGGACGAAGTGGACGTGTCCAACTGGTCTAACCTGTACACTTGGTCCAGAGTTCCCGAAGAAGGCGCGTAGAAAGCCCTGAGCCATGGCCAATCTTGAAGTAAACGTCGGCGGTCTGAAAATGAAGAACCCGGTCACTGTAGGATCCGGGACCTTCGCCTACGGGCAGGAGTACGACCGCTATTTCGATGTGTCGCGCCTCGGCGCGGTGACCACCAAGAGCCTCTCCCTGGAGCCGCGCGCGGGCAACAAGCCGCCGCGCCTGGTGGAGACGCCCGCGGGCATGCTCAACGCAATTGGCCTGCAGAACGTGGGCATCGAGGCCTACCTGCGCGACAAGGCGCCCTTCCTGCGCGAAAAGGGCTGCACGATTATCGGCAACATCTACGGTAAGACGCCGGAGGACTACGCGACGCTCGCAGCGCGCCTGGACGAAGCGGGCGCGGCGGACGCCATCGAGGCGAATTTGTCTTGCCCGAATGTGCACGACGCGCGGACGGCGCGCGGCTGCACGCTGGTGGCGCAAATCCCGGAGCAGGTGCAGGAATACACCCGCGCGATCAAGGCGGCGACGAAACTGCCCGTGTTCATTAAGCTGAGTCCGAATATCATCGACATCGCCGAGCCCGCGCTGGCGGCGGAAGAGGCCGGCGCGGACGGCATCGCGATCATCAATACCCTGCTCGGCATCGGCATCAATCCCGAGACCCGCAAACCCATCCTCAGCAACATTGTCGGCGGACTGAGCGGGCCCGCGATCCGGCCGGTGGCGGTGAAGATGGTCTGGGACTGCGCGAAGGTGCTGAAGATTCCGATTATCGGCATGGGCGGCATCTGCAACGCGAGCGACGCGATGCAATTCATCCTTGCGGGCGCCACGGCGGTCGCGGTGGGAAGTTACTCCTTCCGCCAGCCCGACGCGGCGATCAAGGTGGTGGAGGGGCTGGACGCGTATTGCGAGAAGCACGGCGTGGGCAGTATTACCGAACTGATCGGCGGGATGATCGTGTAGGATCCGCCTTCGGAGGCCCCGCGGTTCGTTTCGGTAGCCCTTCGGGACTGGCTCCCGCTCCACATGATAGCTCTGTCGCAAATGCGATGTCGTGTGCGCGTGGCGAGGGCGCCTGCACTGAAATTTCAAAGGTAGCCGCGGGTGCCACGTTCAAGCTCCGCGGCTCCGCCGCGAAGGCTTGAGCGTGCGAGACTTCAGTGAAGCGCCAGCAGTCAGGGGCAGTCTTTCGTCTTTAACGGGTGACGCAACGCGTCATGAACGGCTGCTCTGAAAAACGCCTCCGCATCACCACAACTACCTCACACAAACCAGATTACAGCATCTCTCTCAAGGAAGCGTCAAAGGCTGGGAGCGCAGGCGTCCCCGCCTGCCAGGCGGCGAAGCCGCCGTCCATTTTCAACCTTAACGAGTGACGCAACGTGTCATAATAGGCTGTACCTTGGAGCCCTCGCGAACATGCAACCCCAAAGGAGCCTGACTCAATGACCCGACATGTCGTCCTGGCCCTGCTGCTGGCCCTCTGCACCCTTCCCGCCGCCGCCGAATTCCGCGCGGCCTGCGTCCAGGTGGACATCACGCCGGACACGCCGCAATGGCTCCACGGCTACGCGCCGCGCCAGTCCACGGGCGTTCACGACCGTATCTACCACCGCATCGCCGCGCTCGACGACGGAGAGACTACCTTCTATCTGGTGGCGACCGACTGCTGCACGATATCGCCCTCGTACTACGACGCGATGACGCGGCAACTCGAAGCGGAGACCGGGATCACGCCGGCGCAGATCTGGTGGTCCACCACGCACACCCATTCCGCGCCGCATGTCGGGCCGCAGGACCTCGGCCAGCTCTTCGGCGGCACGCTCGGCGATCGCTTCTCTATCACGCACGACACCGCCTACTGGGACCGGGTCACCCGCGCCCTGATTGAGGGCGTGAAGGAGGCGCGCGCGAAGCTGGAGCCCGCGCGGCTCGGCGTCGGCATTGGTGAGGCCCGCGCGAACATCAACCGCCGCGAATTGCGGGACGGCCAAATCGTGCTCGGCGAGAACCCGGAGGGCCCGGTGGACCGGCAGCTCGGACTTATCCGGCTGGAGCGCTCCGACGGCTCGCCCATCGGCCTCATCGCCAATTACGCCATCCACGGCACCTGCCTCCACGGCGGCAATACCCAGATCAGCGGCGACGCCCCCGGCTGGGTCTCGCAGTACGTGGAGGCGAAGCTCGGCGTTCCCCTCCTTTTCGTGAACGGCGCCGAGGGCAACGTCGCGCCCTTCCCCACGGTGGGCAACGACATCACGGACCCGCGCATCAAGAGCTTCGAGAGCACCCTGGGCGACCCCATCCTCGCACTGAACGCGTCGATCCAGGAATGCGCCAGCGATGTCTCCCTGCGTCTCTCGCAAACGAATATCGTGACCCCGCGCAAGGAGGGGCTGGGCTGGATCGACGAACTCGCGGACTACGCCCGGGTTGTCGACGGCGTCGACCATGTGCGAATCCCGATTCGAGGGCTCGTCATCAACGGCGACACGGCAATCTGGGCCGCGCCGCTGGAGCTGTTCAGCGAAATCGCGATGAACATCCGCGAGGCGTCGCCCTTCGCGCGCACGATGTACTTCGGGCTCACCAACGGCTCCCTGCTTTACCTGCCCACGAAAGCCGCCTTCGCCGAAGGCGGCTACGAGCCCAACGTGTCCCCCTTCCGGGAACAGGCCGAAGAAGATTTCACGTCGGGCGTGTCGGCGTGGCTGACGGGGCTGAAATAGCGTTGGCTTCACGCGGGATCGCGCATGGGCGGCACGCA
This is a stretch of genomic DNA from Candidatus Hydrogenedentota bacterium. It encodes these proteins:
- a CDS encoding dihydroorotate dehydrogenase electron transfer subunit, whose translation is MPFVADCEITAHMEVAPGHYRLVLHAPDIAANATAGQFCMLEVQEGFYPFLRRPMCFEKIFRDSISILYKVEGEGTRMMSKLTPGQSMSVQGPLGQPFPLDSAYNRHILVAGGIGVAPFPALAEALIRELGAKPEVIIAARTESMLLCEADFHEMGCKVHLATDDGSAGTHGFASEVLRQLAPGPGARVYCCGPMPMMRATHDVCQEFGISCLASLEAEMACGDGVCLGCVVEANVEIEAERMVRVCYDGPVFESSLINWNAY
- the disA gene encoding DNA integrity scanning diadenylate cyclase DisA, which produces MARKKKLTSEEAFRQALLVMAPGTSIREAISTILQAGTGALLCFGNPRRLLDLSEGGVMLDEEVTPQMLYELSKMDGAIILNESGTRIHAANRFLKPKANIHSDETGTRHRTAQRLANQAGCVVIAVSQRRSSVTLYVHDKRHILDSIQTLVNKAVQAVQTLEKYMNVLNQAMLDLTVREFQDVVTIFDVCKAVQRMEMVMRIAEEIEPYIIELGTEGRLIEMQMEELMLPVKEAELVIKDYFRERQNVTYETVRERISEISQQDLLNLGSISHALGYGPALRSVDTYLSPRGYRVLTSTHRLSNQIIDNLVQRFGTLQQVLRAPKDDLVEVDGVGEVLAERIRVSLSLLRNQLIIDERR
- a CDS encoding diaminopimelate decarboxylase; amino-acid sequence: METLRFLNPEEVRQVAAEHGTPVYVYDAATLRVQAAALLAFPNAFGITARYAMKALPTAAIIRLLNEAGLHIDASSGYEAERALRAGVAPEQIQITAQELPRNLKELVDRGVLFNACSLNQLEAYGRLSPGTEISARINPGLGSGHSNRTNVGGPSSSFGIWHEHLDEIKEICARHRLRLTGMHTHIGSGSDPDTWAHCAGLSLGIVERLPEVTRLSLGGGFKVGRMAGEISADMALIGNRVMQDFVAFASQHGRKLHLEVEPGTFLVANAGALVCSVADVVDTGEDGHTFLKIDAGMTEIVRPAMYGAQHPIVVVPAANESRGHGTYLVAGHCCESGDILTPEPGNPEGLLERELTEARPGDFLVIEGAGAYCASMASRNYNSFPECAELLREGPGAFRLIRKRQPLEQIWQNEVL
- a CDS encoding phosphodiester glycosidase family protein; the protein is MLQIRPAATDPRVRAMTRLARRACLVLVVLSLVASGEEVTRDGGVVFQNSTFREVPFTVAWIDLEQEDLELFWKRPDGEALHHFHGLRDWLLSQGRELVLATNAGIYAEDRTPLGLHVERGQELRPLNPHKGGRGNFALKPNGVFYIDDAGAHIRTTEDYAASGVKPSLAVQSGPMLVIENALHPKFEADSTSVYVRNGIGVQTGKRIAIVISDWPVNLHTFASFFKDELGCPDALYLDGSLSGLYAAALDRTPAGAEYVGMLAVTRARKAGEEGHE
- the radA gene encoding DNA repair protein RadA — its product is MSKVKSHFVCQSCGAVTARWMGKCPECAEWNTLAEEAMLEEGTHTRPSIVAASRPIPVSDGSQAPPARIPTGMSECDRVLGGGIVPGSLTLVGGDPGIGKSTMMLQLSRYLAAEHGPVLYVSGEESFSQARLRADRLNAVHERLFIYTETSVASIAKEIQKGGYAFVVVDSIQSVYSSQLSGVPGSLSQVRECANEFLRLAKGRQVPVFLVGHVTKDGSIAGPRLLEHLVDTVLYFEGEGRQSLRILRGVKNRFGSTNEIGVFEMRDTGLHPVPNPSALFLSERPVGVSGTVVIPSIEGTRPLLVEVQALVGDSHAGSPRRTVTGVNPNRVNLLLAVLEKRAGLHFSDRDVFVNVAGGVRLDEPAADLAVALALVSSFRDAPAPAHLAAFGEVGLAGEVRAVDMAQQRVAEAAKFGFSRCILPRGCAKNIAVDGVALHPAGELEAALELAMEA
- a CDS encoding L-lactate permease codes for the protein MMAFLALTPVLAVAILLVGLRWPASRAMPVCYIVAAGLAVWAWGVPGAQVAAATINGVIIALSLVFIIFGAILLLNTLHESGGLQVIRSGFTGVTPDARIQVIIVAWLFGSFIEGAAGFGTPAAVAVPLMVGLGFPAMAAVVAGMIIQSTPVSFGAAGTPILVGIRKGLENNEAVNGYIAQQQLGDIDLLLSHIGVRVALLHGAAGALVPLIVVVFMTRFFGPNRSVREGLAVWRFAVFAAFAMTVPYMLVAVFFGPEFPTITGGLVGLAVVVTAARKGFLMPDRSQPWTFGPASNWDLAWTGALHVEARPDAGAGMTALRAWSPYILVGALLFATRLKFLPLGAWLRAWTIEYPEILGTNITASVQPLYLPGTVFVAVSLITFALHRMDRESYRRAWAASLRTTRAASVALIFTVPMVQVFIHSGGGSGGLDAMPMVLASAVAGVAGQAWPLCAPLIGGMGAFIAGSNTVSNMMFSLFQFDVGQRIGADPAWVVALQAVGGAAGNMVCVHNVVAASAVAGLFGKEGVILRKTALPFAYYALVTGLIGLVVYALAS